From a region of the Geothrix sp. 21YS21S-2 genome:
- a CDS encoding O-acetylhomoserine aminocarboxypropyltransferase/cysteine synthase family protein — protein MTYRPETVALHGGQTPDPTTLSRAVAIHRTSSYVFKSTEHAANLFALRELGNIYTRIGNPTQDVLEQRISQLEGGAASLALASGTSAIFYAIITLAQAGDEIVAANNLYGGTYTQFDAILPALGIKVRFVDPGDPANFQKAITDRTRAVFIESIGNPLLDVADIEGIAAVAHRNGLPLIVDATFSTPYLLQAIRHGADIVVNSLTKWIGGHGTGIGGIITDAGTFDWKGGRHPLFTEPDPNYHGLRWGIDLPAPLAPLAFILRARTVPLRNLGAAISPDNAWIFLQGIETLPLRIVRHSENALAVARHLQKHPKAAWVRYPGLPGDPSFELASKYLRNGFGGMVIFGIKGGSEAAVRLIDSIPLFSHLANVGDAKSLIIHPASTTHSQLSEAQQREGGLTPDLVRLSIGIEHIDDILEALDAGLANA, from the coding sequence GTGACCTACCGCCCCGAAACCGTCGCCCTGCATGGCGGCCAGACTCCCGACCCCACCACCCTCAGCCGCGCCGTGGCCATCCACCGCACCAGCTCCTACGTGTTCAAGAGCACCGAACACGCCGCGAACCTCTTCGCCCTGCGGGAGCTGGGCAACATCTACACGCGCATCGGCAACCCCACCCAGGACGTCCTGGAGCAGCGCATCTCCCAGTTGGAGGGCGGCGCGGCCTCCCTGGCCCTGGCCTCGGGGACCTCGGCGATCTTCTACGCCATCATCACCCTCGCCCAGGCCGGCGACGAGATCGTGGCGGCCAACAACCTCTACGGCGGCACCTACACCCAGTTCGACGCCATCCTGCCGGCCCTGGGCATCAAGGTCCGCTTCGTGGATCCCGGGGACCCCGCGAATTTCCAGAAGGCCATCACGGACAGGACCCGGGCCGTCTTCATCGAGAGCATCGGCAACCCGCTGCTGGACGTGGCCGACATCGAAGGCATCGCCGCCGTGGCCCACCGCAACGGCCTGCCCCTCATCGTGGACGCCACCTTCTCCACGCCGTACCTGCTCCAGGCCATCCGGCACGGCGCGGACATCGTCGTGAATTCGCTCACCAAATGGATCGGAGGCCACGGCACGGGCATCGGCGGCATCATCACCGACGCGGGCACCTTCGACTGGAAGGGCGGAAGGCACCCCCTCTTCACCGAGCCCGACCCCAACTATCATGGCCTGCGCTGGGGCATCGACCTGCCCGCGCCCCTGGCCCCCCTGGCCTTCATCCTCAGGGCCCGCACGGTGCCCCTGCGCAACCTGGGCGCGGCCATCTCCCCCGACAACGCCTGGATCTTCCTCCAGGGCATCGAGACGCTGCCCCTGCGCATCGTCCGCCACAGCGAGAACGCGCTGGCCGTGGCCCGGCACCTTCAGAAGCATCCAAAAGCGGCCTGGGTGCGCTACCCCGGCCTGCCCGGCGACCCCAGCTTCGAGCTCGCGTCGAAGTATCTCCGGAACGGCTTCGGAGGCATGGTCATCTTCGGCATCAAGGGCGGGTCCGAGGCCGCCGTGCGCCTCATCGACAGCATCCCCCTCTTCTCGCACCTGGCCAACGTCGGCGACGCCAAGAGCCTGATCATCCACCCCGCCAGCACCACCCACTCCCAGCTCAGCGAGGCCCAGCAGCGCGAGGGCGGCCTCACGCCGGACCTGGTGCGCCTGTCCATCGGCATCGAGCACATCGACGACATCCTCGAGGCCCTGGACGCGGGCCTGGCCAACGCCTGA
- the bioA gene encoding adenosylmethionine--8-amino-7-oxononanoate transaminase: MDRTALADLDRSLVWHPFTQALTAPPPIPIRSARGAVLTDVEGREILDLVSSWWVTLHGHGHPAIARAIGDQALRLEQVIFAGFTHEPAVELCRRLTALLPPGLRRCFFSDNGSTAVEVALKMALQARSNRGEARDRFLAFDGGYHGDTVGAMSVGVSSRFFEAWRSLMFPVDVLPVAGTWLGDGDVEAKEAAALAALDRHLERHGAATAAAVIEPLVQGASGMRMHRPDFLRGVVERMRSRGILVILDEVMTGFGRLGPLFGCLGAGVEPDFICLSKGLTGGALPMSLTITTEAVHDAFLDPSTDRAFLHGHSFTANPLGCAAALASLDLLLDPACLAARAEIERRHRTDLARIVAASQHAARLRVQGTIAAFDVVPDLPGLNARMKRFFLERGLLLRPLGPTLYLLPPYCVTGEQLDRAYSGIEAGLESGFTD, from the coding sequence ATGGACCGCACCGCCCTCGCGGATCTGGACCGCTCCCTGGTGTGGCACCCCTTCACCCAGGCCCTCACCGCGCCGCCGCCCATCCCCATCCGCTCGGCCCGGGGCGCGGTCCTCACGGACGTCGAAGGCCGGGAGATTCTGGACCTCGTCTCCTCCTGGTGGGTGACCCTCCATGGCCACGGCCACCCCGCCATCGCCCGGGCCATCGGCGACCAGGCCCTGCGCCTGGAGCAGGTGATCTTCGCGGGGTTCACCCACGAGCCGGCGGTGGAGCTCTGCCGGCGGCTCACGGCCCTCCTGCCCCCGGGCCTCCGGCGCTGCTTCTTCTCGGACAACGGCTCCACCGCGGTGGAGGTGGCCCTGAAGATGGCGCTCCAGGCGCGGAGCAACCGCGGGGAGGCCCGGGACCGATTTCTGGCCTTCGACGGCGGCTACCACGGAGACACGGTCGGAGCCATGTCGGTGGGCGTGTCCTCGCGGTTCTTCGAGGCCTGGCGGTCCCTGATGTTCCCGGTGGACGTGCTGCCCGTGGCGGGCACCTGGCTGGGCGACGGGGACGTGGAGGCCAAGGAGGCCGCGGCCCTGGCCGCACTGGACCGCCACCTCGAACGCCACGGCGCGGCCACCGCCGCGGCCGTCATCGAGCCCCTGGTGCAGGGCGCCAGCGGAATGCGCATGCACCGGCCGGACTTCCTGCGCGGCGTGGTGGAGCGCATGAGGAGCCGCGGGATCCTGGTGATCCTCGACGAGGTGATGACGGGCTTCGGCCGGCTGGGACCGCTCTTCGGGTGCCTCGGGGCGGGGGTGGAGCCTGACTTCATCTGCCTGTCCAAGGGCCTCACCGGAGGCGCGCTCCCCATGAGCCTCACCATCACCACCGAGGCCGTGCACGACGCCTTCCTGGATCCCTCCACGGACCGGGCCTTCCTCCACGGCCATTCCTTCACCGCCAATCCCCTGGGCTGCGCGGCGGCGCTGGCCTCCCTGGACCTCCTGCTGGACCCGGCCTGCCTTGCGGCCCGGGCGGAGATCGAGCGGCGGCACCGCACGGATCTTGCGCGGATCGTCGCGGCGAGTCAGCACGCCGCGAGGTTGCGGGTGCAGGGGACCATCGCGGCCTTCGACGTGGTCCCGGACCTCCCCGGCCTGAACGCCCGCATGAAGCGGTTCTTCCTGGAGCGCGGGCTGCTGCTCAGGCCCCTGGGCCCCACGCTCTACCTGCTGCCCCCCTACTGCGTGACCGGGGAGCAGCTGGACAGGGCGTATTCGGGCATCGAGGCGGGGCTGGAGAGCGGCTTCACGGACTGA
- the bioD gene encoding dethiobiotin synthase, giving the protein MGSVFVAGTDTDAGKTVVAAALVAALGAGYWKPVQSGLRGAPGGDTAVVARLTGHRPGDFPRPAYEFQAALAPDQAAAEEGLTIDPARIALPEGLLVVEGAGGLLVPLDATTLMIDLAARLGLPVVLAARTGLGTINHTLLSLEALRRRGLPVAGIVFSGPDHPLNLAAIARLGGAPILGRIPWLDPLTPAALAAAAARLDLSPIGGR; this is encoded by the coding sequence ATGGGAAGCGTCTTCGTGGCGGGAACGGACACGGACGCAGGCAAGACCGTCGTGGCGGCGGCCCTGGTGGCGGCCCTGGGCGCGGGCTACTGGAAACCGGTGCAGAGCGGACTGCGCGGGGCGCCCGGGGGCGACACGGCCGTGGTGGCCAGGCTCACCGGGCACCGGCCCGGGGACTTCCCGCGCCCGGCCTACGAATTCCAGGCGGCCCTCGCGCCTGACCAGGCCGCGGCGGAGGAGGGCCTGACCATCGACCCCGCCCGCATCGCCCTCCCGGAGGGCCTCCTGGTGGTGGAGGGGGCGGGGGGCCTCCTGGTCCCGCTGGACGCCACGACCCTCATGATCGACCTCGCGGCCCGCCTGGGGCTTCCTGTGGTTCTCGCCGCGCGCACCGGGCTGGGCACGATCAACCACACCCTGCTGTCCCTGGAGGCCCTGCGCCGGCGGGGTCTCCCGGTGGCGGGCATCGTCTTCAGTGGGCCGGACCATCCTCTCAACCTGGCGGCCATCGCCCGCCTCGGAGGCGCACCCATCCTGGGCCGCATCCCCTGGCTGGACCCCCTGACCCCGGCGGCCCTGGCGGCGGCCGCCGCACGGCTCGACCTGTCGCCTATCGGAGGCCGCTGA
- a CDS encoding methyltransferase: protein MSEWKETILRRFDAAAGTYDGQAGPQRRVAAALAGQVLALPPKAAPDVLEIGCGTGFLTGALAPALPGCRWLATDLAPAMVAACSRRFPGVDARVMDGEDPDVGGRRFDLIVSSLAVQWFGDLAAGLTRLHGLLNPGGALAVTTLGAGTFPEWRGRCRAAGVEPGTPAYPTPEGLEALLPGCRVGRRSFPLRCGSLHGFLDHLRLTGARTAAPGHATLSPAALGRLLRSGGGEFLATYDVLTVIWRA, encoded by the coding sequence ATGAGCGAGTGGAAGGAGACCATCCTGAGGCGCTTCGACGCCGCCGCCGGCACCTACGACGGGCAGGCGGGGCCTCAGCGGCGGGTGGCCGCGGCGCTGGCGGGCCAGGTCCTGGCCCTGCCCCCCAAGGCGGCCCCGGACGTGCTGGAGATCGGCTGCGGCACGGGGTTTCTCACCGGCGCCCTGGCCCCGGCCCTTCCCGGGTGCCGATGGCTGGCGACGGACCTCGCCCCGGCCATGGTCGCGGCGTGCTCCCGCCGCTTTCCCGGGGTGGATGCGCGGGTCATGGACGGGGAGGACCCGGATGTGGGCGGGCGGCGCTTCGATCTGATCGTCTCCAGCCTGGCGGTGCAGTGGTTCGGCGACCTGGCGGCGGGCCTCACCCGGCTCCACGGGCTTCTGAACCCCGGCGGCGCGCTGGCGGTGACCACCCTGGGCGCCGGCACCTTCCCCGAGTGGCGCGGGAGGTGCCGGGCCGCCGGAGTGGAGCCGGGCACGCCGGCCTACCCCACGCCGGAGGGGCTGGAGGCGCTGCTGCCCGGGTGCCGCGTCGGGCGGCGGTCCTTCCCGCTGCGGTGCGGGAGCCTCCACGGCTTCCTGGACCACCTGCGGCTCACCGGGGCCCGCACCGCCGCCCCGGGCCACGCGACGCTCTCCCCGGCCGCCCTGGGCCGGCTCCTGCGCTCCGGCGGCGGCGAGTTCCTCGCCACCTACGACGTGCTCACCGTGATCTGGAGGGCCTGA
- a CDS encoding 8-amino-7-oxononanoate synthase, with protein MDPYRDTLARALDDLGRASRRRTLTPVTPLDGMAVERNGRRLVNFSSNDYLGLARDSRLVKADAGGTGATASRLVCGTLPVHPRLEGALAALKGTEAALAMGSGFQTNAAVLSALLDPRAAGHEPRVFIDRLAHASMYEGLRLAGVRAQRFRHNDPGHLRELLERGGGTFRMILTESVFSMDGDRADLPALADLAAEHGAFLYVDEAHATGVLGPSGAGLCAEARVKGRVDLVMGTFGKALGGYGAFVACDGVLVDWLVNTCRGFIFSTALPPPSAGAALAAVELLPRLDRERAVLSRHAERVRSALRALGIDTLASDTQIVPAVLGSDADTLAGSRFLEERGVLAVGIRPPTVPPGTGRLRLALSAAHTEEDLGLLVHALQGLGRAGA; from the coding sequence GTGGACCCCTACCGCGACACCCTGGCCCGGGCCCTGGACGACCTGGGCCGGGCCTCGCGGCGCCGCACGCTCACGCCGGTGACCCCCCTGGACGGCATGGCGGTGGAGCGCAACGGGCGGCGCCTCGTGAACTTCTCCAGCAACGACTACCTGGGCCTGGCCCGGGATTCGCGCCTGGTGAAGGCGGATGCGGGGGGAACCGGGGCCACGGCCTCGCGCCTGGTGTGCGGCACCCTCCCCGTGCACCCGCGGCTGGAGGGCGCGCTGGCGGCGCTGAAGGGCACGGAGGCCGCCCTGGCCATGGGCTCGGGCTTCCAGACGAATGCAGCCGTGCTGTCGGCCCTGCTGGATCCGCGGGCGGCGGGCCACGAGCCCCGGGTTTTCATCGACCGGCTCGCACACGCCTCGATGTACGAGGGCCTGCGCCTGGCCGGGGTGCGCGCCCAGCGGTTCCGCCACAACGATCCGGGGCACCTGCGGGAGCTGCTGGAGCGGGGCGGGGGCACGTTCCGCATGATCCTCACGGAGAGCGTCTTCAGCATGGACGGGGATCGCGCCGACCTGCCGGCCCTGGCGGACCTGGCCGCGGAGCACGGGGCCTTCCTCTACGTGGACGAGGCCCACGCCACCGGCGTGCTGGGCCCCAGCGGCGCAGGCCTGTGCGCCGAGGCCCGGGTGAAGGGGCGCGTGGACCTGGTGATGGGCACGTTCGGCAAGGCCCTCGGGGGCTACGGGGCCTTCGTGGCCTGCGACGGCGTCCTGGTGGACTGGCTTGTGAACACGTGCCGCGGCTTCATCTTCAGCACGGCCCTGCCGCCCCCCTCGGCCGGGGCGGCCCTCGCGGCGGTGGAGCTGCTCCCCCGCCTGGACAGGGAGCGGGCCGTCCTCTCCCGCCACGCGGAGCGGGTGCGGAGCGCCCTGCGGGCCTTGGGGATCGACACCCTGGCCTCGGACACCCAGATCGTCCCCGCCGTCCTGGGCTCGGACGCCGATACCCTGGCGGGCTCGCGGTTCCTGGAGGAGCGGGGCGTTCTGGCCGTGGGGATCCGTCCTCCGACGGTGCCTCCGGGCACCGGAAGGCTGCGCCTGGCCCTGAGCGCGGCCCACACCGAGGAGGACCTCGGCCTGCTCGTCCACGCCCTCCAGGGGCTGGGGAGGGCGGGCGCGTGA
- the bioB gene encoding biotin synthase BioB, with protein MTTPAEIRAIHDLPLPELVFRAATAHRAHWNPEEIQFCTLDSIKTGACPEDCAYCPQSARYDTGLKVEPMKELESVLEGARAARDQGSTRYCMGASWREVRDNEGFEAVLAMVRGVSGLGMEVCVTLGMLTQDQARRLKEAGCQVYNHNIDSSRDFYETVISTRKFEERLRTIDAVRRAGLEVCCGGIVGMGETIDHRIHFLHELTQLHPAPESIPINHLVPVAGTPLADLPPVPPLEFIRMIATARILFPASRIRLSAGRTAMSDEMQALAFLAGANSLFTGDKLLTTPNPGENHDRRLMAALGMRVEGARV; from the coding sequence ATGACGACTCCCGCCGAGATCCGCGCCATCCATGACCTGCCCCTGCCCGAACTGGTCTTCCGGGCGGCGACGGCGCACCGGGCCCACTGGAACCCCGAGGAGATCCAGTTCTGCACCCTGGACTCCATCAAGACCGGGGCCTGTCCCGAGGACTGCGCCTACTGCCCCCAGAGCGCGCGGTACGACACCGGCCTCAAGGTCGAGCCCATGAAGGAGCTGGAATCGGTCCTGGAAGGCGCCCGCGCCGCCCGGGACCAGGGGTCGACCCGCTATTGCATGGGCGCCTCCTGGCGCGAGGTGCGGGACAACGAAGGCTTCGAGGCCGTCCTGGCCATGGTGCGGGGCGTCTCCGGGCTGGGCATGGAGGTGTGCGTGACCCTGGGCATGCTCACCCAGGACCAGGCCCGGCGCCTGAAGGAGGCCGGCTGCCAGGTGTACAACCACAACATCGACAGCAGCAGGGACTTCTACGAGACCGTGATCAGCACCCGGAAGTTCGAGGAGCGCCTGCGCACCATCGACGCGGTGCGCCGGGCGGGGCTGGAAGTCTGCTGCGGCGGCATCGTGGGCATGGGCGAGACCATCGACCACCGCATCCACTTCCTCCACGAGCTCACCCAGCTGCACCCGGCCCCGGAGAGCATCCCCATCAACCACCTGGTGCCCGTGGCCGGCACGCCCCTGGCGGACCTGCCGCCCGTGCCGCCCCTGGAGTTCATCCGCATGATCGCCACGGCGCGGATCCTGTTCCCCGCCAGCCGAATCCGCCTCAGCGCCGGGCGCACCGCCATGAGCGACGAGATGCAGGCCCTGGCGTTCCTGGCGGGGGCCAATTCGCTCTTCACCGGGGACAAGCTCCTCACGACTCCCAATCCGGGCGAGAACCACGACCGCCGCCTCATGGCCGCCCTGGGCATGAGGGTGGAAGGCGCGCGGGTCTAG
- a CDS encoding MarR family winged helix-turn-helix transcriptional regulator → MDPLLLERQLCFPLYAASRLVTRLYQPLLEPLGLTYPQYIVLMILWEDAPCAVSRLCDRALLNTNTLTPLLKRLEASGFITRTRSLDDERVVRVDLTPRGAALKEACGCVPGTLFAALGCPEEDLVALKEQLDGLVAHLRNLETGLENKGGL, encoded by the coding sequence ATGGACCCCCTGCTCCTGGAACGCCAGCTGTGCTTTCCCCTCTACGCCGCCTCGCGGCTCGTGACGCGGCTCTACCAGCCGCTGCTGGAGCCGCTGGGGCTCACCTACCCGCAGTACATCGTCCTGATGATCCTGTGGGAGGACGCGCCGTGCGCCGTTTCGCGCCTCTGCGACCGGGCCCTGCTCAACACCAACACCCTCACCCCGCTCCTCAAGCGCCTGGAGGCGTCCGGCTTCATCACCCGCACCCGCAGTCTGGACGACGAGCGCGTGGTCCGGGTGGACCTCACCCCCCGGGGCGCCGCCCTCAAGGAGGCGTGCGGGTGCGTCCCCGGGACCCTCTTCGCGGCCCTGGGCTGCCCGGAGGAGGATCTGGTGGCGCTCAAGGAGCAACTGGACGGTCTGGTCGCGCATCTCCGGAACCTGGAGACGGGCCTGGAAAACAAGGGCGGTCTCTAG
- a CDS encoding glutathione peroxidase produces the protein MSGLEAFTATSLKGEEIPLSRYRGKVVLVVNTASECGFTPQYAGLEQLWRDHRDEGLVVLGFPCNQFGRQEPGDEASIAGGCLLNYGVTFPMFAKVEVKGPKAHPLFTWLTGALPGVLGSEAVKWNFTKFLLDREGRPVKRYAPSTVPARLEKAILQLLGR, from the coding sequence TTGAGCGGCCTCGAGGCCTTCACGGCCACCTCCCTGAAGGGGGAGGAGATCCCCCTCTCCCGGTACCGCGGCAAGGTCGTGCTGGTGGTGAACACCGCCAGCGAGTGCGGCTTCACGCCCCAGTACGCCGGTCTGGAGCAGCTCTGGCGGGACCACCGGGACGAGGGCCTCGTGGTCCTCGGCTTCCCCTGCAACCAGTTCGGCAGGCAGGAGCCGGGGGACGAGGCCTCCATCGCGGGCGGGTGCCTGCTGAACTACGGCGTCACCTTCCCCATGTTCGCGAAGGTGGAGGTGAAGGGCCCCAAGGCCCACCCGCTCTTCACGTGGCTCACCGGCGCCCTGCCGGGGGTCCTGGGCAGCGAGGCCGTGAAATGGAACTTCACGAAGTTCCTCCTGGACCGGGAAGGGCGGCCGGTGAAGCGGTACGCGCCGTCGACCGTCCCCGCGAGGCTGGAGAAGGCGATCCTGCAGCTCCTGGGAAGGTGA
- a CDS encoding organic hydroperoxide resistance protein, whose translation MNALYEIKASANGGRAGRVTSSDGVLDLQLALPKGLGGPGGPNPNPEMLFAAGYAACFQSALGFVAGSAKVRLGTQRVDATVGIGPKDGGGFQLAVKLEVFLPDVSREQAQSLMEQAHQVCPYSNAVRGNVPVELVLL comes from the coding sequence ATGAACGCACTGTACGAAATCAAGGCTTCGGCCAACGGCGGCCGCGCCGGCCGCGTCACCAGCAGCGACGGCGTCCTGGACCTCCAGCTCGCCCTTCCCAAGGGCCTGGGCGGCCCGGGCGGACCCAATCCCAACCCGGAGATGCTCTTCGCGGCGGGCTACGCGGCGTGCTTCCAGAGCGCCCTGGGTTTCGTCGCCGGGTCCGCCAAGGTGCGCCTGGGCACCCAGCGGGTGGACGCCACGGTGGGCATCGGGCCCAAGGATGGCGGCGGCTTCCAGCTTGCGGTGAAGCTCGAGGTCTTCCTTCCCGACGTCTCCCGGGAGCAGGCCCAGTCGCTGATGGAACAGGCCCACCAGGTGTGTCCCTACTCCAACGCCGTGCGCGGCAACGTGCCGGTGGAGCTGGTGCTGCTTTGA
- a CDS encoding proton-conducting transporter membrane subunit — protein MILYWTALGLSALSGIPGLFLPRKGGVASAVLLCLAAVAGLAASARVLCFGLAWSQALPATPLGPAGSLAFDAVAAFFLIPVVALSACGALYGVRYWEDHHENARRLRLLLGILAAFTGLLTAASHMVTFLVAWEGMAIAAFFLVTTEDREPEARQAGWLYLVTTHLGTLCLFGAFALTVPATGGLGFGALPGGFVASGRGTAAFVLYLVSFGLKAGALPLHYWLPPAHAAAPSHVSSYLSGVLIKTGILGMVRLLSWVPDPPLWWGGAWVALGALSGILGVALALGQHDLKRLLAYHSIENIGIILLGLGLGTLGKSTGHPAIMVLGYAGAMLHVLNHGLFKGLLFLAAGSAVHATGTRNLERMGGLAHRMPWTSGGFLAGAWAICGLPPLNGFVSELFIYLAAFHALPLSRSPWPAVSLASLALIGALALACFAKAYGIAFLGMPRSPGADQAREAPRAMLAPMGILALACLAIGLAPALAAPALDRVVAGMTGSQALPRLGTLVNLPALSILAALLLALGALLWRWAGRSRSERDVPTWDCGFEGGTPRMQYTASSFADGLVTGMHWALWPKVHWRRLTTLFPFPTRFASHLPDPVLDRAGIPLAGLASRWLERLRFFQGGHLPVYLLYVMLTLILLLLWTAA, from the coding sequence ATGATCCTGTACTGGACCGCTCTGGGACTCTCGGCCCTTTCGGGGATCCCGGGCCTCTTCCTCCCGCGCAAGGGCGGGGTCGCGTCGGCGGTCCTGCTCTGCCTGGCCGCGGTGGCGGGCCTCGCCGCCTCGGCGCGGGTCCTCTGCTTCGGCCTCGCGTGGAGCCAGGCCCTCCCGGCCACCCCCCTGGGGCCGGCGGGGTCGCTGGCCTTCGACGCCGTCGCGGCCTTCTTCCTGATTCCGGTCGTGGCGCTCTCGGCCTGCGGCGCGCTGTACGGCGTCCGCTACTGGGAGGACCACCACGAGAACGCCCGCAGGCTGCGGCTGCTGCTGGGGATCCTGGCGGCCTTCACGGGGCTGCTGACCGCCGCCTCCCACATGGTCACCTTCCTCGTGGCCTGGGAGGGCATGGCCATCGCCGCCTTCTTCCTGGTCACCACCGAGGACCGGGAGCCCGAGGCCCGACAGGCCGGGTGGCTCTACCTGGTCACGACCCACCTGGGAACGCTGTGCCTGTTCGGAGCCTTCGCCCTGACGGTCCCGGCCACCGGAGGCCTGGGCTTCGGAGCCCTACCCGGGGGCTTCGTCGCCAGCGGACGCGGCACGGCGGCCTTCGTCCTCTACCTGGTGAGCTTCGGCCTCAAGGCCGGGGCCCTGCCGCTGCACTACTGGCTGCCCCCGGCCCACGCGGCCGCGCCCAGCCACGTGTCCTCCTACCTTTCGGGCGTGCTCATCAAGACGGGGATCCTGGGCATGGTCCGGCTCCTTTCCTGGGTTCCGGATCCGCCGCTTTGGTGGGGCGGGGCCTGGGTGGCGCTGGGCGCCCTCTCGGGCATCCTGGGCGTGGCCCTGGCCCTGGGCCAGCACGACCTCAAGCGGCTCCTGGCCTACCACTCCATCGAGAACATCGGGATCATCCTCCTGGGCCTGGGCCTGGGCACCCTGGGAAAGAGTACGGGGCACCCCGCCATCATGGTCCTGGGCTACGCGGGCGCGATGCTCCACGTGCTCAACCACGGACTCTTCAAGGGCCTCCTCTTCCTGGCCGCGGGCTCGGCGGTGCACGCCACGGGCACCCGGAACCTCGAACGCATGGGCGGGCTCGCCCACCGGATGCCCTGGACCTCCGGGGGCTTCCTGGCCGGGGCCTGGGCCATCTGCGGCCTGCCGCCCCTGAACGGGTTCGTCAGCGAGCTGTTCATCTACCTCGCCGCCTTCCACGCCCTGCCCCTGTCCCGCTCCCCCTGGCCCGCCGTGTCGCTGGCGTCCCTGGCCCTCATCGGCGCCCTGGCCCTGGCCTGCTTCGCCAAGGCCTACGGGATCGCCTTCCTGGGGATGCCCCGGTCCCCCGGGGCGGACCAGGCCCGCGAGGCGCCCCGGGCCATGCTGGCCCCCATGGGCATCCTGGCCCTGGCGTGCCTCGCCATCGGCCTGGCGCCGGCCCTGGCGGCCCCGGCCCTGGACCGGGTGGTGGCGGGCATGACCGGCTCGCAGGCCCTGCCCCGCCTGGGCACCCTGGTGAACCTCCCCGCCCTCTCGATCCTGGCCGCCCTGCTCCTGGCGCTGGGCGCCCTCCTGTGGCGCTGGGCGGGACGGTCCCGCTCGGAGCGCGACGTCCCCACCTGGGACTGCGGGTTCGAGGGGGGCACGCCCCGCATGCAGTACACCGCCTCCTCCTTCGCGGACGGCCTGGTCACGGGCATGCACTGGGCGCTGTGGCCCAAGGTCCACTGGCGCCGGCTCACGACCCTCTTCCCCTTCCCGACCCGCTTCGCCAGCCACCTGCCCGACCCGGTCCTGGACCGGGCCGGCATCCCCCTCGCGGGCCTCGCGTCCCGCTGGCTGGAGCGGCTCCGGTTCTTCCAGGGGGGGCACCTTCCGGTGTACCTCCTCTACGTGATGCTCACCCTCATCCTCCTTCTCCTGTGGACGGCGGCATGA
- a CDS encoding respiratory chain complex I subunit 1 family protein codes for MIGTPGVRILHVLLQVVSTLALSPLVPGLINKVKAVLAGRTGPPVLQLYYDLAKLSRKRALFSRTTTPIFLAGPVAAVAAVLTAALLVPFGHFPAPVHFQGDAVLFVYLFGLARFLTILAALDTGSSFEGMGSAREATFSALAEPALFLGFAALAKASGSVSLSDMLASPGFGLSRAMAPFILVLVSWAIVFLAENARLPVDDPNTHLELTMIHEAMVLDHSGRPLALVLYGASLKLQVLGALILGPLLPRTRHPWLDWGAYFLGLALLAAGVGVVESVTSRLRMTRVPQFLVASVLASAFAFLILLV; via the coding sequence ATGATCGGGACGCCCGGGGTCCGGATCCTCCACGTGCTCCTCCAGGTGGTTTCCACCCTGGCGCTCTCGCCCCTCGTCCCGGGCCTGATCAACAAGGTCAAGGCCGTCCTTGCCGGACGCACGGGGCCCCCGGTGCTCCAGCTCTACTACGACCTGGCCAAGCTCTCCCGCAAGCGGGCCCTCTTCAGCCGCACCACCACCCCCATCTTCCTGGCGGGGCCCGTGGCGGCGGTGGCGGCGGTGCTCACCGCGGCCCTGCTGGTGCCCTTCGGTCACTTCCCGGCCCCGGTGCACTTCCAGGGGGACGCGGTGCTGTTCGTCTACCTCTTCGGGCTCGCGCGCTTCCTCACCATCCTCGCGGCCCTGGACACGGGCTCGAGCTTCGAGGGCATGGGCTCGGCCCGGGAGGCCACCTTCTCGGCCCTGGCCGAACCCGCCCTCTTCCTGGGCTTCGCGGCCCTGGCCAAGGCCTCGGGCAGCGTCTCCCTCTCGGACATGCTGGCTTCCCCGGGCTTCGGGCTCTCCCGCGCCATGGCCCCCTTCATCCTGGTGCTGGTGAGCTGGGCCATCGTCTTCCTGGCCGAGAACGCCCGGCTCCCGGTGGACGACCCCAACACGCACCTGGAGCTGACCATGATCCACGAGGCCATGGTGCTGGACCACTCCGGGCGGCCCCTGGCCCTGGTGCTCTACGGCGCCAGCCTCAAGCTCCAGGTGCTGGGGGCCCTGATCCTGGGGCCCCTCCTGCCGCGCACCCGCCACCCATGGCTGGACTGGGGCGCCTATTTCCTGGGCCTGGCCCTGCTCGCGGCGGGGGTGGGCGTGGTGGAGAGCGTCACCTCGCGCCTGCGCATGACCCGGGTGCCCCAGTTCCTCGTGGCCAGCGTGCTGGCCTCGGCCTTCGCCTTCCTGATCCTGCTGGTGTAG